In Mycoplasma suis str. Illinois, a single window of DNA contains:
- a CDS encoding P-loop NTPase family protein, giving the protein MSKNLLEEIKKHLNNDLNKFKTFSETDFYIENSENSSIRGKIEELLSSNSGNSILILGEKGCGKTHLFKWFLKDLNDFLYIDFLNFRKISLFLTEKNLEKFDFLFQKKLLLIDNFEDLKINSKLYKKVKLLKEEREKRGNINIFIETWEKNLFEYKNALFEKKDIIYLRKPNNEFLKEMIKNLIQKNFKELKITESSISFLSIYLGNDLKIFINKLLKLFLFLKCFEYNANVLDTKNLQKILDFLFNEQERKELINYRNNSQLEIICEKKNFEVDRIRSKSKKRKIVFERDQVIFILKEKLNFSIKDISKILLKSQSGINYSLKKTYRRRKSENFREYFDFLAQI; this is encoded by the coding sequence TTGTCAAAAAATTTACTAGAAGAAATAAAGAAGCACTTAAATAACGACCTTAATAAATTTAAAACTTTTTCTGAAACAGATTTTTACATAGAAAACTCAGAAAACTCTTCAATTAGAGGGAAAATTGAAGAACTTTTATCTTCAAATTCAGGTAATTCAATACTCATTTTAGGTGAAAAGGGATGTGGTAAAACACATCTTTTTAAGTGATTTTTAAAAGATTTGAATGACTTTTTATATATTGATTTTCTGAATTTTAGAAAGATTTCTCTTTTTTTAACTGAAAAAAATTTAGAAAAATTTGATTTTTTATTTCAAAAAAAGTTACTTTTAATTGATAATTTTGAAGATTTAAAGATTAATTCGAAACTTTATAAGAAGGTTAAGTTACTTAAAGAAGAAAGAGAAAAAAGAGGGAATATCAATATATTCATAGAAACTTGAGAAAAAAATCTTTTCGAATATAAAAATGCCTTATTTGAAAAAAAGGACATTATTTATTTGAGGAAACCGAATAATGAATTTTTAAAAGAAATGATAAAAAACTTAATTCAAAAGAATTTCAAAGAATTGAAGATTACTGAATCTTCAATATCTTTTTTATCTATTTATTTAGGAAATGATTTAAAGATTTTTATCAATAAGTTATTGAAGTTATTTTTATTCCTTAAATGTTTTGAATATAACGCTAATGTATTAGATACAAAAAATCTTCAAAAGATATTGGATTTTCTTTTTAATGAGCAAGAAAGGAAAGAATTAATTAACTATAGAAATAATTCACAATTAGAAATTATTTGTGAGAAAAAGAATTTTGAAGTTGACAGGATAAGAAGTAAATCTAAAAAAAGAAAAATAGTTTTTGAAAGAGATCAAGTTATTTTTATCTTGAAAGAAAAATTGAATTTTTCTATAAAAGATATTTCAAAAATTCTTTTAAAAAGTCAATCGGGAATAAATTATTCCCTAAAAAAGACTTATAGAAGAAGAAAAAGTGAAAATTTTAGAGAATATTTTGACTTTTTAGCTCAGATTTAG
- a CDS encoding beta clamp domain-containing protein codes for MNFYINNKVNSKIRDFLNMNIITNFLTPEREEILIKCKKEELLFYANNGFTECKLTFKSSEIKYKKQGECVISAKILLTLLENLKNCEEIGFKKIENALLQISSDKFECNLICLTKKLLIKDIQIEEDMKKLTFDFDFLNLINSKFKDFYRSSSSQPQKIQKNSVFSTINFRKKIDSEEINIILSDSSRILKANFALKELEEVNFFEFNLPVEILNSIISLFRENHDSKKINFYLKNNSLLINSENLIFKTQLYSGTYPDLLKMFSAQEKINFSVNKSTLISALERNLLLSEKNLSFACYKIFDNNLTLEYRDSSKGYLREEIEIQNNKGKEKFIEFSLNSLFLKQLLKGIPDSEIIFSISETFKPIILFGEEEGKNFKQLILPLKFS; via the coding sequence ATGAACTTTTATATAAATAACAAAGTTAATTCAAAAATAAGAGATTTTTTGAATATGAACATAATTACTAATTTTTTAACACCAGAAAGAGAAGAAATTCTTATTAAGTGCAAAAAAGAAGAATTACTTTTTTATGCAAATAATGGATTTACTGAATGTAAGTTGACATTCAAAAGTTCAGAAATTAAATACAAAAAGCAAGGAGAATGTGTAATAAGTGCAAAAATTCTCCTAACTTTATTGGAGAATCTAAAAAATTGTGAAGAAATAGGTTTTAAAAAAATAGAAAATGCACTATTACAGATATCTTCTGATAAGTTTGAATGCAACTTAATTTGCTTAACAAAGAAATTACTAATAAAAGATATCCAAATTGAAGAAGATATGAAAAAATTGACTTTTGATTTTGATTTCCTTAATCTAATAAATTCCAAATTTAAGGATTTTTACAGAAGTTCTTCAAGTCAACCTCAAAAAATTCAAAAGAATTCAGTTTTCAGCACTATTAATTTCAGAAAAAAAATTGACTCAGAAGAAATTAATATCATCCTTTCCGATTCTTCTAGAATTTTGAAAGCTAATTTTGCTTTAAAAGAGTTAGAAGAGGTAAATTTTTTTGAATTTAACTTACCTGTAGAGATCTTGAATAGCATAATCTCCCTGTTTAGGGAGAATCATGATTCAAAAAAAATTAATTTTTACTTAAAAAATAATTCTCTTTTGATCAATTCAGAGAATTTGATTTTCAAAACACAACTATATTCTGGAACTTATCCAGATTTATTGAAAATGTTTTCAGCTCAAGAGAAAATTAATTTCTCAGTAAATAAAAGTACATTGATTTCTGCGCTAGAAAGAAATCTATTACTTTCTGAGAAAAATCTAAGTTTTGCCTGTTACAAAATTTTTGATAATAATTTGACTCTGGAATACAGAGACTCTTCTAAGGGTTATTTAAGAGAAGAAATAGAGATCCAAAATAATAAAGGTAAAGAAAAATTTATTGAATTTTCACTAAATAGTCTTTTCCTAAAACAACTTTTAAAAGGTATTCCGGATTCTGAAATAATATTCAGTATTTCAGAAACTTTTAAACCAATAATTTTGTTCGGAGAAGAAGAAGGTAAAAATTTCAAGCAACTTATCTTACCTCTTAAGTTCAGCTAG
- a CDS encoding HrcA family transcriptional regulator — protein MTLHPVKCNMLPIKKEEEDLLNARQKEIMKMIVEMYINEKEAISSLNLKSKKFYKWSSATIRNEMMVLESKGFLKKEHKSSGRIPTKEGYKLYIDSLMGRLKSVDVNVKAKLIELFSYRNESIDVTLNKSAEIISNFLNLPIVLSGENDLNLEILKKIDLVEITDHEFIILAVTSSGEVYKDKIWVEEFKEKEDLSICIKLLNENLVGCPLSKIDLEATKLLPKIRRSVHRYEFVYEKIITKICSSIINKDQSFYRIYNKNAIISQPEVKNNQISLERVFHVLEDYSTFSQLNLNYFKTGKTLINLEGAMDGISVATTVLNNKEKTRSMSIIGPLRMDYPLIRSLFEFINENLTPENK, from the coding sequence GTGACATTACATCCAGTTAAGTGCAATATGCTTCCAATCAAGAAAGAAGAAGAAGATCTTCTTAATGCTAGACAAAAGGAAATCATGAAAATGATCGTAGAAATGTACATAAATGAAAAAGAAGCTATAAGTAGTCTCAATTTGAAGTCCAAAAAGTTTTATAAGTGATCTTCTGCGACAATAAGAAATGAAATGATGGTTCTAGAAAGTAAAGGATTTCTCAAGAAAGAACATAAGTCTTCTGGAAGAATCCCTACTAAAGAGGGATACAAACTTTATATTGACTCTTTAATGGGAAGACTGAAGAGTGTAGATGTAAATGTAAAGGCTAAATTAATTGAACTCTTTTCTTATAGAAATGAGTCAATTGATGTAACTCTAAATAAAAGTGCGGAAATTATTTCTAATTTCCTTAATTTACCGATAGTTCTGTCAGGAGAAAATGATTTAAATCTAGAGATACTAAAAAAAATAGATTTAGTTGAAATAACTGACCATGAATTTATTATTTTGGCAGTAACTTCTTCTGGAGAGGTTTATAAAGACAAGATATGAGTAGAAGAATTTAAAGAGAAAGAGGACTTAAGTATTTGTATAAAACTACTAAACGAAAACTTAGTAGGTTGTCCTCTTTCAAAAATAGATTTAGAAGCTACTAAGCTTCTACCTAAGATAAGAAGAAGTGTTCATAGATATGAATTTGTTTATGAAAAAATCATTACAAAAATTTGTTCAAGTATCATAAACAAAGATCAATCCTTCTATAGGATTTACAACAAAAATGCAATTATTTCTCAACCGGAGGTTAAGAATAATCAAATAAGTTTAGAGAGAGTCTTCCATGTTTTGGAAGACTATTCTACTTTCTCCCAGTTAAATCTAAATTACTTTAAAACTGGAAAAACTCTAATTAACCTTGAGGGAGCTATGGATGGAATTTCAGTAGCTACTACAGTATTAAATAACAAAGAAAAAACTAGAAGTATGTCCATCATAGGTCCTCTAAGAATGGACTACCCACTTATAAGGAGTTTGTTTGAGTTCATAAATGAAAACTTAACTCCAGAAAATAAATAA
- a CDS encoding ATP-binding cassette domain-containing protein gives MSDFSPKDKKDTKLNDLLKLKKEFKDIEKETKQLKDYLNQNIFSAFDSTNNSLELKLEELFKAESGSFNFFKKLSKSGVFDFNFPALEVNNLTKYYGNKNISSLTNVSFKVFFGDFHVVIGPYSSGKTTLFHCLNAKEEYEGEILFGSVNHKGDIAKVTKVCASVSYDHEFDLFSSLEDVINTKLQIIGIEEESIKSYLDIQLKAFGLEDKRGDMMIDLSLLELRKTQLLIAMAYDPPVILLDQPLLGLQHSEKMEFLEILYKLKTQERAIVLMSHEFADLSEYANSCTLLLEGKTYYSGSIENLLLESKNKYFISSSDNEECLKIVTKYSEKYYINDLKNSIFCVFDGKLNFLLFQRECSQQNIILFEIRKVSLEIEDIYSSISKLGSKSARLELNRKKYFSTN, from the coding sequence TTGAGCGATTTTTCTCCTAAAGATAAGAAGGACACCAAATTAAATGACCTTCTTAAGCTTAAAAAAGAGTTTAAAGATATTGAAAAAGAAACTAAACAACTAAAGGATTATTTAAACCAAAACATTTTTAGTGCTTTTGATAGCACTAATAATTCTTTAGAACTTAAATTAGAAGAACTTTTCAAAGCTGAAAGCGGATCTTTCAACTTTTTCAAAAAATTATCTAAGAGTGGAGTTTTTGACTTTAACTTCCCAGCTCTTGAAGTTAATAACTTAACTAAGTACTATGGAAATAAAAATATTTCCTCCTTAACTAATGTTTCTTTCAAAGTATTTTTTGGAGATTTTCACGTAGTGATTGGACCTTATTCTTCTGGTAAGACTACTTTGTTCCACTGTTTGAATGCAAAAGAAGAATATGAAGGAGAAATATTATTTGGATCTGTTAACCATAAGGGAGATATAGCTAAAGTAACAAAAGTTTGCGCTAGCGTTAGCTATGATCATGAATTTGATTTATTTAGTAGTTTGGAAGATGTAATTAATACCAAACTACAAATAATTGGTATTGAAGAGGAAAGCATAAAGAGTTATTTAGACATTCAATTAAAAGCTTTTGGTTTAGAAGACAAAAGAGGTGATATGATGATAGATTTATCACTTCTTGAGTTAAGAAAAACTCAATTGTTAATTGCTATGGCTTATGATCCTCCTGTTATATTGTTAGATCAACCTCTTTTGGGACTTCAACATTCTGAAAAAATGGAATTCCTAGAAATACTTTATAAATTGAAGACTCAAGAAAGAGCTATTGTTTTGATGTCTCATGAATTTGCAGATCTTTCCGAATATGCAAATTCATGTACTTTACTTCTAGAAGGTAAGACTTATTATTCCGGTTCTATAGAAAATCTTTTGCTAGAAAGTAAGAATAAATACTTTATTTCTTCTTCAGACAATGAAGAATGTCTGAAGATAGTAACTAAATATAGTGAAAAGTATTACATTAATGACTTGAAGAATTCAATTTTCTGTGTTTTTGATGGAAAATTAAATTTCCTTTTATTCCAAAGAGAATGTTCACAACAAAACATTATTCTCTTTGAAATTAGAAAAGTAAGTCTAGAAATAGAAGATATTTACTCTTCTATTTCTAAGTTAGGAAGTAAGTCTGCTAGACTAGAACTTAATAGAAAAAAATACTTTTCAACAAACTAG
- a CDS encoding L-threonylcarbamoyladenylate synthase: MGKIEQIPAPIPSDLKCILKRFWPGPLTVIYKGIAYRMPNNPIIIKLCEHLGPLYSTSANISGCEPIKTLKEAKSVFREYRDQFMIVNSGCVCSGINSTIYDYDKKEIIRAGEVPKWKLFN; this comes from the coding sequence ATAGGTAAGATAGAGCAGATTCCTGCTCCTATCCCCTCTGATTTAAAGTGCATTCTAAAGCGATTCTGACCAGGACCCCTAACTGTTATATATAAGGGAATAGCTTATAGAATGCCCAATAATCCAATAATTATTAAATTGTGTGAACATCTAGGACCTCTTTATTCTACAAGTGCCAATATCTCTGGATGCGAACCTATTAAAACTCTAAAAGAAGCTAAATCTGTATTCAGGGAATACAGAGATCAATTTATGATTGTTAACTCTGGTTGTGTTTGCTCAGGAATTAATTCAACAATTTATGACTACGATAAAAAAGAGATTATTAGGGCTGGGGAAGTCCCTAAATGGAAACTATTTAACTAG